The genomic window CATGCCGGCCTTGATCGAGTTCTGGCCACGCGCCGAATCCTCCACCGTGCCACCGGTTTCCAGCAGGTAGCCGCTGGGCATCGCATCGCGGATTTCCGCCAGGGTCGGCTCGATCTGCTCGACTACGCCTACCGGCAGCATGCTGTCGCCGATGTCAGCACGCACGGTCACCGTGGGCAGGCGGTCGCGGTGCCAGATGATGCCGTCCTCGAAGGCGTACTCAAGCTTGGCCACCTGCGACAAGGGCACCGCCTTGCCACTGGCGGTGGGAATGGCCAGGCTGCCCAGCATGTCCAGGCGCGCGCGCTCGTCGTCCGGGCCACGCAGCAACATGCCGATCTGGCGGTTGCCTTCGCGGTAGGTGCTCACGCTCATGCCCGACAGCGAGCTGGTCAGGAACTGCGCGATCTGTGCGCTGCTCACGCCAAGCACGCGGGCGCGGTCCTGGTCCACCACCAGCCGCACCACCTTGCTCGGCTCGCTCCAGTTGAGGTTGACGTTGGTGGTATGCGGGTTCTGCCGCACCTTGTCGGCGACCTGCGCGGCAATGGCCTGCACCCGCTCGATGTGTTCGCCGGAGACGCGGAACTGCACCGGGTAACCGACCGGCGGGCCGTTCTCCAGGCGGGTCACGCGCAGCTGCACGTCGCCGAATTTCGGCACCACTTCCTTCAACATCCAATCACGCAATGCCTCGCGTGCCATGGTGTCTTCGGCCAACACCACGTACTGAGCGAAGTTGGTGGCCGGCAGCTGCTGGTCCAGCGGCAGATAGAAACGCGGCGAACCATTGCCGACGTAGCCGACGAAGTTGGCCACGCCCTTGTGGTCCTTGATCAGCGCCTCGAACTTCTGCGCCTGTGCCTGGGTGGCGGTCAACGACGCACCTTCGGCCAGTTCGATATCCACCATCAGCTCGGGCCGGGTGGAATCCGGGAAGAACTGCTGTGGCACGAAACGGAAGATCACCAGCGAGAACACGAACAAGCCGGCGGTGGCCAGGATCACCAGCCAGCGGCGGCGCAGGCAGGCATCCAGGAAGCCGCGGAAACGCTGGTAGAACGCGCTCTTGTACGGGTCATGGTCGTGCGAGAGTTCCTTCGGCCTGACCAGGTTGGCCAACGCCGGGTTGCGGTCGGCCCAGCGCAGCCGCAGCGCGCGCCAACGCGCGGCAATGCTGCCCGGCTTGGGCGGCTGCGGGTTGTGCAGGTCCGGCAGCATCTTGTCGCCGAGGTAGGGAATGAACAGCACCGCGGCAATCCACGACACCACCAAAGCAATCGTCACCACCTGGAACAGCGAGCGGGTGTATTCACCGGTACTCGATGCCGCCGTTGCGATCGGCAGGAAGCCAGCCGCGGTGATCAGCGTACCGGTCAACATCGGGAAGGCGGTGGATGTCCAGGCAAAACTGGCCGCGCGCAGGCGGTCGTAACCCTGCTCCATCTTGGTGGCCATCATCTCCACCGCGATGATCGCGTCATCCACCAGCAGGCCCAGCGCCAGCACCAGCGCACCCAACGAAATCTTGTGCAGGCCGATATCGAACTGATGCATCACGAAGAAGGTCATCGCCAACACCAGCGGGATCGACACCGCCACCACCAGGCCGGTGCGCCACCCCAGCGAGAAGAAGCTCACCAGCAGCACGATCACCACCGCCTCGGTCAGCACCTTGACGAACTCGCCCACCGATTCCTTCACCGCATGCGGCTGGTCGGACACCTTGCGCAGCTGCATGCCGGCCGGCAGCGTCTTCTGCAGCTGTTCAAACTCGCCATCCAGGGTCTTGCCCAGCTTGAGGATGTCGCCGCCGTTCTTCATCGCCACGGCAATACCAATGGCATCCTCGCCCATGAAGCGCATCTTGGCCGAGGCCGGATCGGCGAAGCCACGCTTGACCTCGGCGATATCGCCCAGCCGCACGGTGCGCTCACCGGCCTGGATCGGGAAGTTGCGGATGTCCTCGACCGAGGTGAACTGGCCGCTGACGCGCAGCTGCACGCGGTCGGTCGGGGTTTCGAACCAGCTGGCCGGCGCAATCGCGTTCTGCTGCGCCAGCGCCTCCTGCACCTGCTGCAGTGATACGCCCAGCGTAGCCAGCTTGGTGTTGGACAACTGGATCCACACCTTCTCGTCCTGCAGGCCGATCAGGTCGACCTTGCCCACGTCGTCCACCCGCTGCAGTTGCAGCTGGATGCGGTCGGCATAATCGCGCATCAGCGCGTAGTCGAAGCCCTTGCCGGTCAACGCGTAGATGTTGCCAAAGGTGTCGCCGAACTCATCGTTGAAGAACGGCCCGATCACTTCGGCCGGCAGCT from Stenotrophomonas nitritireducens includes these protein-coding regions:
- a CDS encoding efflux RND transporter permease subunit, whose amino-acid sequence is MKRFNLSEWALGNRPLVLFMMIAMAIIGAWSYKHLGQSEDPPFTFKAMVVQTMWPGATAEQVSKQVTEPIEKALMNTGQFEFIQAYSRPGESQVIFMARDSMRSKDVPELFYQVRKKVGDIQSQLPAEVIGPFFNDEFGDTFGNIYALTGKGFDYALMRDYADRIQLQLQRVDDVGKVDLIGLQDEKVWIQLSNTKLATLGVSLQQVQEALAQQNAIAPASWFETPTDRVQLRVSGQFTSVEDIRNFPIQAGERTVRLGDIAEVKRGFADPASAKMRFMGEDAIGIAVAMKNGGDILKLGKTLDGEFEQLQKTLPAGMQLRKVSDQPHAVKESVGEFVKVLTEAVVIVLLVSFFSLGWRTGLVVAVSIPLVLAMTFFVMHQFDIGLHKISLGALVLALGLLVDDAIIAVEMMATKMEQGYDRLRAASFAWTSTAFPMLTGTLITAAGFLPIATAASSTGEYTRSLFQVVTIALVVSWIAAVLFIPYLGDKMLPDLHNPQPPKPGSIAARWRALRLRWADRNPALANLVRPKELSHDHDPYKSAFYQRFRGFLDACLRRRWLVILATAGLFVFSLVIFRFVPQQFFPDSTRPELMVDIELAEGASLTATQAQAQKFEALIKDHKGVANFVGYVGNGSPRFYLPLDQQLPATNFAQYVVLAEDTMAREALRDWMLKEVVPKFGDVQLRVTRLENGPPVGYPVQFRVSGEHIERVQAIAAQVADKVRQNPHTTNVNLNWSEPSKVVRLVVDQDRARVLGVSSAQIAQFLTSSLSGMSVSTYREGNRQIGMLLRGPDDERARLDMLGSLAIPTASGKAVPLSQVAKLEYAFEDGIIWHRDRLPTVTVRADIGDSMLPVGVVEQIEPTLAEIRDAMPSGYLLETGGTVEDSARGQNSIKAGMPLFLVVVATLLMVQLRSFSRAAMVFITAPLGIIGATWFLLLFQAPFGFVAMLGTIALAGMIMRNSVILIDQIQQDIDAGHDRWHAIIDATVRRFRPIVLTALAAVLAMIPLSRSAFYGSMAISIMGGLIVGTVLTLVFLPALYAAWFRVRPDEATH